The DNA sequence AATATATATGTATACGAATGGCTATCCTTTTTTGGTAAGTTGTTTATGCAAAATAATAGATGAAGAATTAGATAGAAATTTCACTGAGAAAGGATTAGAAGAAGCAATAAAAATATTATTGAATGAAGAAAATACACTATTTGATGACATAATAAAAAATATAGAAAATAATAGAGATTTTTATAAATTTATAGAAAAAGTTATATTAGGAAATGATAAAGTTGATTATGTACATACAGATATAATGGCTTCATTAGGTAAGATGTATGGAATAATAAAAGAAAAAAATAAGAAAGTAGAGATAGATAATAAAATATTTGAAATATTACTTTATAATCATATGATAGCAAAACGAGAAAGAGTAAAAGGAGTAGTGCTAACTTATGAATTTAGGACAAAATTTATAGATAATAATGGGAATTTAGATATGGAATTGGTATTAACTAAATTTCAAGAACTAATGAAAGCAGAATATAGAAAAATAGATGAAAAATTTGTAGAGAGAGAAGGACGGCTTCTATTTTTAGCATTTTTGAAACCAATAATAAATGGGACAGGATTTTATTTTGTAGAATCGGAAACACGAGAATCCAATAGAATGGATATAGTTGTTACATATAATATGAAAAAATTTGTAATAGAATTAAAAATATGGCGTGGTGGACAATATGAGCAAGAAGGAAGAGAACAGTTGTGTAGATATTTAGAAGCACAAAATTTAAATAAAGGTTATATGGTATTTTACAATTTTAATAAGGGAAAAGAATATGTAAAGGATAGCGTTATGGTTGAAGGAAAAGAAATTTTTGAGATAATTGTTTAGGAGAGATAAAATATAATGTTTTGACACTAAAAATGTAAAGAACTGCAAAAAGAAGAATAGTTATAGAGTTTATGAGATGAATTAAACGATTCAAGGAGGAGAAATGGAAAAAATTAGTAATATAACATTTTCAAATTTAATAGATTTTTTTCCTGAAATGATTTTTATTTTTAATAAATCTGGAGAGATAATATTTAAAAATAAAAGTATAAATGATATACTTGAAAAAAATTATGATTCAGTTTATATATTAAACAAAGATAAAATAGTGAATCATTGTAAACTGAATTTAGGAAGCAAAATAAAAAACAGCAAAGATATTATATTTTATAGAGACTGTTTTTTAAATGAAATTGTAGAGGATGTTTTTGAAAAAAAGGAGAATATTCATAATTTAGAGGGAGAAATGAAATTATTTGTAGGAGAACAGGAAGAAAAACTTGATATTATTTTAAATGTAGTTTATTTTACAGATAATAACAAAGAATATGTATTGGTTTCTATTAGAAATATAACTGATGTAAAAGAATTTGAAAGAAGAAAAATAGCAGAATATGAAAAATTAGCTTTAATAGGCTCAACGGTAGCATCTATAATACATGATTTGAGAAATCCACTAACTGGAATATCTGGATATAATTATATATTAAGTACAAAAGCTAAAAATGAAAAAGAAGAAAAAATGTTTAAAAGAATAGATAGAAATATTAATAAAATAAATAATATGTTAGAAGAAGTTATGAGCTTTGCAAACGGGAAAGAAAAAATAGAAATAATTAAAAACAGAGTAAAAGTTCATGATTTTATAAATTATGTTTTAGAAGATTTTCATTTTAATGATATTGAAATAGAGTTTGATTTAGGAGATATAAATATAGAAATTGAAATAGATGAAAATAAGATGCAACATGTATTTTGGAATTTAATAAAAAATGCAAGTGAAGCTATAGTAGATAGTGGATATATTAAAATAAAATTTAGAGAAACAGAAGATAAATATATATTTGAAGTAGAAGACAATGGAAAAGGGATTCCTGAAAATTTAAAAGATAAATTATTTACACCAGGAGCTACA is a window from the Haliovirga abyssi genome containing:
- a CDS encoding AAA family ATPase: MKEFNITGTCIPEEHYMVDTSLKLNKIMKLIEKRNYFTINRPRQYGKTTTMYLLDKRLKNNKEYLLIRISFEGIGDESFGNEESLSEVFISLIEREIKFKKEKQLLEFIKKNKKLRKFRELDEFITDLILETNKKLILMIDEVDKSSNNQLFLNFIGILRDKYLRRNEGRDYTFHSVILAGVHDVKNLKLKLRADENRTLNSPWNIAVKFNIDMSFNPEEISTMLIEYESDAKTGMDIKNMSEKIYMYTNGYPFLVSCLCKIIDEELDRNFTEKGLEEAIKILLNEENTLFDDIIKNIENNRDFYKFIEKVILGNDKVDYVHTDIMASLGKMYGIIKEKNKKVEIDNKIFEILLYNHMIAKRERVKGVVLTYEFRTKFIDNNGNLDMELVLTKFQELMKAEYRKIDEKFVEREGRLLFLAFLKPIINGTGFYFVESETRESNRMDIVVTYNMKKFVIELKIWRGGQYEQEGREQLCRYLEAQNLNKGYMVFYNFNKGKEYVKDSVMVEGKEIFEIIV
- a CDS encoding two-component system sensor histidine kinase NtrB — encoded protein: MEKISNITFSNLIDFFPEMIFIFNKSGEIIFKNKSINDILEKNYDSVYILNKDKIVNHCKLNLGSKIKNSKDIIFYRDCFLNEIVEDVFEKKENIHNLEGEMKLFVGEQEEKLDIILNVVYFTDNNKEYVLVSIRNITDVKEFERRKIAEYEKLALIGSTVASIIHDLRNPLTGISGYNYILSTKAKNEKEEKMFKRIDRNINKINNMLEEVMSFANGKEKIEIIKNRVKVHDFINYVLEDFHFNDIEIEFDLGDINIEIEIDENKMQHVFWNLIKNASEAIVDSGYIKIKFRETEDKYIFEVEDNGKGIPENLKDKLFTPGATFGKKNGNGFGLLSCKTIVHSHNGEIYFESEEKKGTKFIIELPKK